The following coding sequences are from one Eucalyptus grandis isolate ANBG69807.140 chromosome 11, ASM1654582v1, whole genome shotgun sequence window:
- the LOC104427321 gene encoding putative white-brown complex homolog protein 30 produces the protein MRGGKNCRCRRAYVVSLFLVVFLSFLRRTISVDGDDFSQTNNPTVLPLVTGLIYGRLSNLTSLFRDDISRSLGFCIKDVDAEWNGAFNFTGKLDFLTSCIEKTKGDLTRRICTVAEIKFYFSSFFENGPTDGNYLRPNKNCNLTSWASGCEPGWGCSVATDQKVDLKTSKEMPSRTHDCQPCCEGFFCPQGITCMIPCPLGSYCPLAELNKTTGICDPYNYQIPPRQPNHTCGGADIWADFERSSEMFCSAGSYCPTTIKKMPCSSGHYCRTGSTAERECAKLTTCPKSTTAQNIHAYGIILIAAVSTLLILIYNCSDQVLTTREKRKAKSREAAARHARETAQARERWKSAKNVAKKRAVGLQQQLSRTFSRQKSRMQQDQSKVMNQAKPDTEKKEPSSLTKMMRAIDEDPNSQGGFNIEIGNKNIKKQAPRVKEMHTRSQIFKYAYGQLEKEKAMQQQNKNLTFSGVISMATDTETRTRPRIEVAFKDLTLTLKGTNKHLLRCVSGKIMPGRVSAVMGPSGAGKTTFLSALVGKATGCTMTGSILINGKDESIHSYKKIIGFVPQDDIVHGNLTVEENLRFSARCRLPADMPKPDRVLIVERVIESLGLQTVRDSLVGTVEKRGISGGQRKRVNVGLEMVMEPSLLILDEPTSGLDSSSSLLLLRALRREALEGVNISMVVHQPSYALFKMFDDLILLAKGGLTVYHGSVKKVEEYFSGLGITVPERVIPPDHYIDILEGIIKPTAGVNPEQLPIRWMLHNGYTIPPDMLRFADGLEKSANASNTSDPSAGGTEHSFAGDLWQDVVFHVEQKRDHIEHNFAKSKDLSNRITPDVLRQYRYYLGRVGKQRLRDARIQAVDYLILLLGGACLGTLAKVNDETFGVLGYTYTVIAVSLLCKIAALRSFTQDKLQYWRENASGISSLAYFLAKDTVDHFNTVIKPLVYLSMFYFFSNPRSSFADNYIVLLCLVYCVTGIAYIFAIFLQPGPAQLWSVLLPVVLTLISTQQQTEHRLVKRLGDLCYPKWALEAFVIANAERYSGVWLITRCGALMESGYDLGHWSVCLILLVLMGIVSRAVAFLCLITSQK, from the exons ATGAGAGGGGGAAAGAATTGCAGGTGCCGTCGTGCCTATGTTGTGTCTCTCTTTCTGGTTGTTTTCTTGAGTTTCTTGCGTCGCACGATATCTGTGGATGGGGATGATTTCAGTCAGACCAACAACCCAACCGTGTTGCCTCTGGTCACGGGGCTAATCTATGGCCGGCTTTCGAATCTTACCTCTTTATTTAGAGACGATATATCACGCAGCTTGGGCTTCTGCATTAAGGATGT GGATGCCGAGTGGAATGGGGCGTTTAACTTTACAGGGAAACTGGATTTTTTGACTTCCTGTATCGAGAAAACTAAAG GAGATCTTACCAGAAGAATTTGCACGGTCGCAGAAATCAAGTTTTACTTCAGTAGTTTCTTCGAAAATGGGCCAACAGATGGAAATTATCTAAGGCCTAACAAGAACTGCAATTTGACTTCTTGGGCTTCTGGATGTGAACCTGGATGGGGTTGCTCAGTGGCAACCGATCAGAAGGTCGACCTCAAGACCTCGAAAGAGATGCCTTCGAGGACACATGACTGTCAACCTTGCTGTGAGGGCTTCTTCTGCCCTCAGGGTATTACTTGCATGATAC CATGTCCTTTAGGTTCCTACTGTCCCTTGGCAGAACTCAATAAGACAACTGGAATATGTGATCC ATACAATTACCAAATCCCACCGAGACAGCCAAATCACACGTGTGGGGGAGCAGATATTTGGGCTGATTTTGAGAGGAGTAGCGAGATGTTCTGCTCTGCAGGATCTTACTGCCCGACTACCATCAAAAAAATGCCTTGCAGTAGTGG ACACTACTGCAGGACAGGTTCGACCGCAGAGAGAG AATGCGCCAAGTTGACTACCTGCCCCAAAAGCACCACCGCCCAAAATATCCATGCATATGGTATCATCCTTATA GCTGCTGTAAGCACTCTACTGATACTCATATACAACTGTTCTGATCAAGTTCTCACCACTcgggaaaaaaggaaagctaAATCTAGGGAAGCTGCAGCAAGACATGCAAGAGAAACCGCACAAGCTCGGGAAAGGTGGAAATCAGCAAAAAATGTTGCCAAAAAACGTGCGGTGGGCTTGCAACAACAATTATCACGTACATTTTCTCGCCAAAAATCCAGAATGCAACAGGACCAGTCAAAAGTTATGAATCAAGCTAAACCTGACACA gagaaaaaagagcCAAGCAGCCTTACCAAAATGATGCGTGCTATTGATGAAGATCCAAATAGTCAGGGAGGATTCAATATTGAAATTGGAAATAAGAATATTAAGAAGCAAGCACCTAGGGTTAAAGAAATGCATACACGaagtcaaattttcaaatacGCATATGGTCAGCTTGAGAAGGAGAAAGCTATGCAGCAGCAAAATAAGAACTTGACCTTCTCGGGAGTGATCTCTATGGCTACTGATACTGAAACGAGAACCAGGCCAAGAATTGAGGTTGCATTTAAAGATCTAACTCTCACATTGAAAGGAACGAACAAACATCTGCTCAGGTGTGTCTCTGGAAAAATCATGCCTGGCCGAGTTTCTGCTGTGATGGGTCCATCAGGAGCTGGAAAAACGACATTTCTTTCTGCTCTCGTTGGAAAAGCTACTGGGTGTACTATGACAGGTTCAATCCTCATCAATGGGAAAGATGAATCCATCCACTCATACAAGAAAATCATTGGTTTTGTACCACAGGATGATATTGTTCATGGAAACTTGACAGTAGAAGAGAATCTACGGTTTAGTGCTAGATGCAG ACTACCTGCAGACATGCCAAAACCGGACAGAGTACTTATTGTTGAAAGAGTTATTGAGTCCTTGGGACTGCAGACAGTGAGGGATTCTCTGGTTGGCACGGTGGAGAAACGGGGAATTTCTGGAGGCCAAAGGAAGCGTGTCAATGTTGGGCTAGAAATGGTCATGGAACCTTCACTGCTAATCTTGGATGAGCCCACATCTGGTTTAGATAGTTCATCTTCCTTGTTACTACTTAGAGCACTGCGTCGTGAAGCACTTGAAGGAGTAAATATCTCCATGGTTGTTCATCAACCAAG CTACGCTCTATTTAAGATGTTCGATGATCTAATACTTCTAGCAAAAGGTGGGCTCACAGTGTACCATGGATCTGTCAAAAAGGTCGAGGAATATTTTTCTGGACTTGGGATCACTGTTCCAGAACGCGTCATTCCTCCAGACCACTATATTGACATCTTGGAGGGCATCATAAAACCAACTGCAGGGGTCAATCCTGAACAGCTTCCTATAAGGTGGATGCTGCACAACGGATATACAATACCCCCAGATATGCTCCGATTTGCAGATGGACTCGAAAAGTCTGCAAATGCAAGCAACACGTCAGATCCTAGTGCTGGGGGCACCGAACACTCATTTGCTGGAGATCTCTGGCAGGATGTCGTCTTTCATGTTGAGCAAAAGCGTGATCATATAGAGCATAACTTTGCGAAGTCCAAGGACTTGTCCAACCGTATCACTCCTGACGTACTTCGTCAATATCGATATTATCTGGGGAG GGTGGGGAAGCAAAGACTACGAGATGCTCGAATACAAGCAGTTGATTACCTAATACTCTTACTAGGAGGAGCATGCTTAGGTACTCTTGCCAAGGTCAATGATGAGACTTTCGGGGTCCTCGGTTATACCTACACGGTCATTGCTGTAT CATTACTTTGCAAGATCGCGGCACTGAGATCATTTACTCAGGACAAATTACAATACTGGAGGGAAAATGCATCGGGAATAAGCAGTCTGGCCTATTTCTTGGCCAAAGATACAGTTGACCATTTCAACACTGTGATCAAACCACTGGTTTATCTATCCATGTTCTATTTCTTCAGTAATCCTAGATCATCGTTTGCTGACAATTACATCGTTCTGCTTTGCCTCGTGTACTGTGTGACCGGGATAGCTTACATATTTGCAATCTTCCTTCAGCCCGGCCCCGCCCAGCTG TGGTCTGTGCTTCTTCCTGTGGTCTTGACTCTCATTTCAACACAGCAACAGACGGAACACCGCCTTGTGAAGCGTCTAGGAGATTTGTGCTACCCCAAGTGGGCTCTAGAGGCTTTTGTCATTGCAAATGCCGAGAG GTACTCTGGAGTGTGGCTGATCACTCGCTGCGGAGCACTCATGGAGAGTGGTTACGATCTTGGCCATTGGTCCGTGTGTCTGATACTCCTCGTACTCATGGGCATAGTCAGTCGTGCCGTCGCATTCTTGTGCCTCATTACATCCCAGAAGTGA
- the LOC104425076 gene encoding serine/threonine-protein kinase PCRK1, with protein MNCFSFLNGDKKDDERTPKWVSAQSTASIFTDSDVRRVGSELTSRNLSEASTESLGRTAFPNVLQKSSNLKAFTVSELKSVTKNFSRSVMIGEGGFGSVYKGTIKITEDPSKKLEVAVKQLNRKGTQGHKEWVTEVNVLGVVEHPNLVKLVGYCAEDDERGIQRLLVYEYMPNQSVDDHLSSRSTTPLPWDMRLRIAQDTARGLTYLHEQMDFQIIFRDFKSSNILLDEQWNAKLSDFGLARLGPQEGLTHVSTAVVGTMGYAAPEYLQTGRLTSKNDVWSYGVFLYELITGRRPLDRNLPKSEQKLLEWVKPYLSDSRKFRLIVDPRLAGTYHIKSVHRLATIANKCLHKNPKTRPKMSEVLGLVDEIVRESTGMDSLNSFVSVETQEDTGTNNKRRIFDFKAWESWWLGRIWTRKFARAC; from the exons ATGAATTGCTTTTCGTTTTTAAACGGGGACAAGAAGGATGATGAGAGAACTCCAAAGTGGGTTTCAGCTCAGTCCACGGCTTCTATATTTACTGATTCTGACGTTAGGAGAGTTGGTTCGGAATTGACTTCTCGAAACCTTTCTGAAGCAAGCACAGAATCTTTGGGGAGGACTGCTTTTCCTAATGTTTTGCAGAAATCCAGCAATCTCAAAGCTTTCACTGTTTCAGAACTCAAATCAGTTACCAAGAACTTCAGCCGCTCTGTCATGATTGGAGAGGGTGGATTTGGGTCTGTTTACAAGGGTACAATCAAGATTACAGAAGATCCATCTAAAAAACTTGAAGTGGCTGTGAAGCAGCTGAACCGGAAAGGAACCCAG GGACATAAAGAATGGGTGACAGAAGTTAATGTTCTCGGTGTGGTTGAACATCCAAATCTTGTAAAATTAGTTGGATACTGTGCCGAGGACGATGAAAGAGGAATTCAACGGCTTTTGGTATATGAGTATATGCCAAATCAAAGCGTTGATGATCATTTATCATCTCGCTCAACAACACCCCTTCCTTGGGATATGAGACTAAGAATAGCTCAAGATACTGCTCGTGGCCTGACATACTTACATGAGCAAATGGATTTCCAG ATAATTTTTAGAGATTTCAAATCATCGAACATTTTACTGGATGAGCAATGGAATGCCAAGTTGTCGGACTTTGGATTAGCAAGACTCGGACCTCAAGAGGGTTTAACTCATGTCTCAACGGCG GTTGTGGGAACCATGGGATATGCTGCTCCTGAATACCTGCAAACTGGACGTCTCACATCGAAGAATGATGTTTGGAGCTATGGAGTTTTCCTCTATGAACTAATCACTGGCAGGCGTCCTTTAGATCGTAACCTCCCGAAGAGTGAACAGAAGCTTTTAGAATGGGTGAAGCCGTACCTATCTGATTCAAGGAAGTTTAGGTTGATAGTGGACCCCAGGCTTGCAGGGACATACCACATCAAGTCCGTGCACAGGCTTGCAACAATAGCCAACAAATGCTTGCATAAAAACCCGAAGACGCGCCCTAAGATGAGTGAGGTGTTAGGGTTGGTGGACGAGATTGTGAGGGAATCAACTGGCATGGACTCATTGAATAGTTTTGTGTCAGTAGAGACGCAAGAGGATACTGGAACAAATAATAAGAGGAGGATTTTTGATTTTAAAGCTTGGGAAAGCTGGTGGTTGGGTCGGATCTGGACACGGAAGTTTGCCAGGGCGTGCTGA